From the Amycolatopsis thermoflava N1165 genome, one window contains:
- a CDS encoding alpha/beta hydrolase family protein, whose amino-acid sequence MFEYFPGNYVWNLGVVATLNSGGLIDEVDRACRPIKEAAQRGEDAGTADFLTAWTALTDQLVGQAEEAEAAGHTRTARQLYARATNYLCQAERMQSASAPGRLDTYRRVLSLQEKGFAPGVSRVEIPYEGTTLPAYFSAAPVEGPAPVMIMWNGLDSTKEHMYSSGHWEELAARGISCLMVDCPGSGEALRLQGLTARVDTEAWASACVDYLVERSDVDSSRIGLVGWSLGGYYAPRAAAFEKRLALVVAWGANHDWGAVQRRRLEREGERPVPHYWEHVLWVWGHSDLAEFIDFADAVNLDGVVEKIDIPFLICHGENDRQIPLAYAHRSYEQATASPRRDLRIFSPAEGATEHIGLDHLPYVSSYIADWVADVFDGR is encoded by the coding sequence ATGTTCGAGTACTTCCCGGGCAACTACGTCTGGAACCTGGGCGTCGTGGCGACGCTGAACAGCGGCGGGCTGATCGACGAGGTCGACCGCGCGTGCCGCCCGATCAAGGAGGCCGCGCAGCGCGGTGAGGACGCGGGGACGGCCGACTTCCTGACCGCGTGGACCGCGCTGACCGACCAGCTCGTGGGGCAGGCGGAAGAGGCGGAGGCGGCGGGGCACACCCGCACCGCGCGGCAGCTGTACGCGCGGGCGACGAACTACCTGTGCCAGGCCGAGCGGATGCAGAGCGCGTCGGCGCCGGGCCGGCTGGACACCTACCGGCGGGTGCTTTCGTTGCAGGAGAAGGGTTTCGCGCCCGGTGTGTCGCGGGTCGAGATCCCGTACGAGGGCACGACGCTGCCCGCGTACTTCAGCGCGGCGCCGGTCGAGGGCCCGGCGCCGGTGATGATCATGTGGAACGGGCTGGACTCGACCAAGGAGCACATGTACTCCTCCGGGCACTGGGAGGAGCTGGCGGCCCGCGGGATCTCGTGCCTGATGGTGGACTGCCCCGGTTCCGGCGAGGCGCTGCGGCTGCAGGGACTCACGGCGCGCGTGGACACCGAGGCGTGGGCGTCGGCGTGCGTGGACTACCTGGTCGAGAGGTCCGATGTGGACTCCTCGCGGATCGGCCTGGTGGGCTGGTCGCTGGGCGGCTACTACGCGCCCCGCGCCGCCGCCTTCGAAAAGCGGCTCGCGCTGGTGGTGGCGTGGGGCGCGAACCACGACTGGGGAGCCGTCCAGCGGCGACGGCTGGAGCGCGAGGGCGAGCGGCCGGTGCCGCACTACTGGGAGCACGTGCTCTGGGTGTGGGGGCACTCCGACCTGGCGGAGTTCATCGACTTCGCGGACGCCGTCAACCTGGACGGCGTGGTCGAGAAGATCGACATCCCGTTCCTCATCTGCCACGGCGAGAACGACCGGCAGATCCCGCTGGCGTACGCGCACCGGTCGTACGAGCAGGCCACCGCCAGCCCCCGGCGCGACCTGCGGATCTTCAGCCCCGCCGAGGGCGCGACGGAGCACATCGGGCTGGACCACCTGCCCTACGTGAGCAGCTACATAGCCGACTGGGTGGCCGACGTGTTCGACGGCCGCTGA
- a CDS encoding fumarylacetoacetate hydrolase family protein — MRFATYSLDGEVRAGVVVGDGVHPLPPDVTVLGLVRSGLPAALEAGSSVLSGPSVPLDRVRLLPPLEPPTVRDFVAFEEHVEGVVASVSGGSGVVPEWYEAPTFYFTNPYALLGAFDDVPVPPGSRLFDFELEVAAVVGRDGSSLTPDEVEIFGYTVLNDWSARDLQRREMKVQLGPAKGKDSATTLGPWLVTADELESYRDGDGFLELDLRVSVNGTEIGQDLLSNMGWPFEELVSYASRGTWVRAGDVLGSGTCGNGGCLAELWGRGRELPPLAAGDVVEMTVEGIGTIRNTVVAGVELPPVRAARPRPRKRKR; from the coding sequence ATGCGTTTCGCCACCTACTCGCTGGACGGCGAGGTACGGGCCGGTGTCGTCGTCGGCGACGGCGTACACCCGCTGCCGCCGGACGTGACGGTGCTCGGCCTGGTGCGGTCCGGGCTGCCGGCCGCGCTGGAAGCCGGTTCCTCAGTCCTGAGTGGACCGTCGGTGCCGCTGGATCGCGTGCGGTTGCTGCCGCCGCTGGAACCGCCGACGGTCCGGGACTTCGTCGCGTTCGAGGAGCACGTGGAGGGTGTGGTCGCCAGCGTCTCCGGCGGGTCCGGGGTCGTGCCGGAGTGGTACGAGGCGCCTACGTTCTACTTCACCAACCCCTACGCGCTGCTCGGCGCGTTCGACGACGTGCCGGTGCCGCCGGGCTCGCGGCTGTTCGACTTCGAGCTGGAGGTCGCGGCCGTGGTCGGGCGGGACGGGTCGTCGCTGACGCCGGACGAGGTGGAGATCTTCGGGTACACCGTGCTGAACGACTGGTCCGCCCGTGACCTGCAGCGGCGCGAGATGAAGGTGCAGCTCGGCCCGGCCAAGGGCAAGGACTCCGCGACGACGCTCGGGCCGTGGCTGGTGACGGCCGACGAGCTGGAGTCCTATCGCGACGGTGACGGGTTCCTGGAGCTGGACCTGCGGGTGTCGGTGAACGGCACGGAGATCGGGCAGGACCTGCTGTCCAACATGGGCTGGCCGTTCGAGGAGCTGGTCTCCTACGCCTCGCGCGGCACGTGGGTGCGGGCCGGGGACGTGCTCGGCTCCGGGACCTGCGGCAACGGCGGCTGCCTCGCCGAGCTGTGGGGCCGCGGCCGGGAGCTGCCGCCGCTGGCGGCGGGTGACGTCGTGGAGATGACCGTCGAGGGCATCGGGACGATCCGCAACACCGTCGTCGCCGGGGTGGAGCTGCCCCCGGTGCGGGCCGCGCGACCCCGGCCGCGGAAACGCAAACGATGA
- a CDS encoding VOC family protein, whose translation MTDRLITHLRHVDLAVPDLARQQDFFTGAWGLTTEHTDTGIAFLAAEGSPEQYVIRLRQADDKRIDLISFGAATPSDVDTLAARLASSGVRLVSEPGAIDTPGGGYGFRFFDNEGRTIEISADVAVRAHRKVEQGESIPVRLSHVVINSADPEGTRAFYEKHLGFRLSDILMHPRMGEMMWFMRVNSWHHSMAIARCPHPSLHHVSFEMRGLDEYMRGTGRLLRAGVEKIWGPGRHLAGNNTFSYFLDPHGNTMEYTTELELIDEDTWHPHLYDFSDPEVSDQWGTANAMNEFVAQKSFNDPDKGLFVAPPV comes from the coding sequence ATGACCGACCGACTCATCACCCACCTGCGCCACGTCGACCTCGCCGTGCCGGACCTGGCCCGGCAGCAGGACTTCTTCACCGGAGCCTGGGGCCTGACCACCGAGCACACCGACACCGGCATCGCGTTCCTGGCCGCCGAAGGATCGCCCGAGCAGTACGTGATCCGGCTGCGCCAGGCCGACGACAAGCGCATCGACCTGATCTCGTTCGGCGCCGCCACGCCGTCCGATGTGGACACCCTCGCCGCACGGCTGGCGTCCTCCGGCGTGCGGCTGGTCAGCGAGCCCGGCGCCATCGACACCCCCGGCGGCGGTTACGGGTTCCGGTTCTTCGACAACGAGGGCCGCACGATCGAGATCAGCGCCGACGTCGCCGTCCGCGCGCACCGCAAGGTCGAGCAGGGCGAGTCGATTCCGGTGCGGCTGTCGCACGTCGTGATCAACTCCGCCGATCCGGAGGGCACCCGCGCGTTCTACGAGAAGCACCTCGGGTTCCGGCTTTCCGACATCCTGATGCACCCGCGGATGGGCGAGATGATGTGGTTCATGCGGGTGAACTCGTGGCACCACAGCATGGCCATCGCCCGCTGCCCGCACCCGTCGCTGCACCACGTGTCGTTCGAGATGCGCGGCCTGGACGAGTACATGCGCGGCACCGGGCGGCTGCTGCGCGCCGGGGTGGAGAAGATCTGGGGCCCCGGCCGCCACCTGGCAGGCAACAACACGTTCAGCTACTTCCTCGACCCGCACGGCAACACGATGGAGTACACCACCGAGCTGGAGCTGATCGACGAGGACACCTGGCACCCGCACCTGTACGACTTCAGCGACCCCGAGGTGTCCGACCAGTGGGGCACGGCGAACGCGATGAACGAGTTCGTCGCGCAGAAGTCGTTCAACGACCCGGACAAGGGCCTGTTCGTCGCCCCGCCGGTGTGA